One window of the Lysobacter sp. S4-A87 genome contains the following:
- a CDS encoding response regulator transcription factor, with protein MRVLVVEDNRNLVANLFDYFEARGYTLDAAPDGPTGLHLAVTQDFDAIVLDWMLPRMDGREVLSRLRDAGRTMPVLMLTARDELPDKIAGFRAGADDYLTKPFDLPELEVRLEALVARASGRGRSRVLQVGDLRLDLTTLDVTRNGQALHLYPACRKLLEVLMQASPAAVTRDRLEHALWGDDPPDGDMLRSHIYELRRSVDGRFDTKLIQTLPRVGYRIAAAGTSQAIPGTSADTGADSGR; from the coding sequence ATGCGCGTACTGGTGGTGGAAGACAATCGCAATCTGGTCGCCAACCTCTTCGACTACTTCGAAGCGCGCGGCTACACCCTGGACGCGGCGCCCGACGGCCCGACCGGGCTGCACCTGGCGGTTACCCAGGACTTCGATGCGATCGTGCTGGACTGGATGCTGCCGCGCATGGACGGCCGCGAAGTGCTGAGCCGCCTGCGCGATGCCGGCCGCACCATGCCGGTGCTGATGCTGACCGCCCGCGACGAGCTTCCCGACAAGATCGCCGGCTTCCGCGCCGGCGCCGACGATTACCTGACCAAGCCCTTCGACCTGCCCGAGCTCGAAGTCCGGCTGGAGGCACTGGTGGCGCGCGCGAGCGGTCGTGGCCGCAGCCGCGTGCTGCAGGTAGGCGATTTGCGGCTGGACCTCACCACGCTCGATGTCACCCGCAACGGCCAGGCGCTGCACCTGTACCCGGCCTGCCGGAAGTTGCTGGAAGTGCTGATGCAGGCCAGCCCGGCCGCGGTCACGCGCGATCGACTCGAGCATGCGCTCTGGGGCGACGACCCACCCGACGGCGACATGCTCCGCTCGCATATCTACGAACTGCGCCGCAGCGTCGACGGGCGGTTCGACACCAAGCTCATCCAGACCCTTCCACGCGTGGGCTATCGCATCGCCGCCGCAGGCACGTCCCAGGCCATCCCGGGCACCAGCGCGGACACCGGCGCGGACAGCGGGCGATGA
- a CDS encoding phosphoethanolamine--lipid A transferase: MSSVVRSRPQFLGVIAQQFRQFLAVGPELSVETLALVAAAFFTLFCNTAFFREAIAFGALHGLRGLGTGASLVVMIGALNMLLLCLLLNRWTAKPVLTVLLLVTAAASHFMSQYTVYLDADMLRNILHTDGKESGELITLGMVPSLIVLGILPSLLLWRVRLRRRPIGRAIAVRVGCIVLAVVVASGAALASFQDLSALMRNHREVRHLITPGNYLVSLVRVMRDDQAGRNRPRTPIGTSAKVNGRPTDARPRLLVLVVGETVRAQNWGLNGYARNTTPELRHIAPINFPNMTSCGSATEVSVPCMFSPYGRAHYDKDKINHSQSLLHVLEHAGIGTLWRDNQTGCKGVCEGLAFESFEHATDPGECTAEGCMDEVMLNGLSQAVARRQGDMVVVLHQLGNHGPSYYKRYPSSLRRFTPTCETPELGKCSRDEIVNAYDNAVLHTDAFLARTIRLLAEQSGRDTAMIYLSDHGESLGENGLYLHGVPYAIAPDTQTRVPMVMWLSPGMAASRGIDQDCMKRESTAPVSQDNLFHSVLGLMQVSTPEYDPGLDLFHGCSARG, encoded by the coding sequence ATGAGTTCGGTAGTCCGCAGTCGGCCGCAGTTCCTCGGGGTCATTGCCCAGCAGTTCCGCCAGTTCCTGGCCGTCGGCCCCGAGCTCTCGGTGGAAACGCTGGCGCTGGTGGCGGCAGCCTTCTTCACGCTGTTCTGCAATACGGCGTTCTTCCGTGAAGCAATCGCGTTTGGCGCGCTGCATGGCCTGCGCGGGCTGGGAACCGGCGCCAGCCTGGTGGTGATGATCGGCGCGCTGAACATGTTGCTGCTGTGCCTGCTGCTCAACCGCTGGACGGCCAAGCCGGTGCTGACCGTGCTGCTGCTGGTCACCGCCGCCGCATCGCATTTCATGAGCCAGTACACGGTCTATCTCGACGCCGACATGCTGCGCAACATCCTGCATACCGATGGCAAGGAGTCGGGTGAGCTGATCACGCTGGGCATGGTGCCGAGCCTGATCGTGCTGGGCATCCTGCCCTCGCTGCTGCTGTGGCGGGTGCGTTTGCGTCGCCGTCCGATCGGCCGCGCGATCGCGGTGCGCGTTGGCTGCATCGTGCTCGCAGTGGTGGTTGCCTCAGGCGCGGCGCTGGCATCGTTCCAGGACCTGTCGGCGCTGATGCGCAACCATCGCGAAGTGCGGCACCTGATCACGCCTGGCAACTACCTGGTTTCGCTGGTGCGGGTGATGCGCGACGACCAGGCCGGGCGCAACCGCCCGCGCACGCCCATCGGCACGAGTGCCAAAGTCAATGGTCGTCCGACCGATGCCAGGCCGCGCCTGCTGGTGCTGGTGGTGGGCGAAACCGTGCGTGCGCAGAACTGGGGCCTGAACGGCTATGCGCGCAACACGACGCCGGAACTGCGGCACATCGCGCCGATCAATTTTCCCAACATGACCTCGTGCGGTTCGGCCACCGAAGTATCGGTGCCGTGCATGTTCTCGCCGTACGGACGCGCGCATTACGACAAGGACAAGATCAACCACTCGCAGTCGCTTCTGCACGTGCTCGAGCACGCCGGCATCGGCACCTTGTGGCGCGACAACCAGACTGGCTGCAAGGGCGTTTGCGAAGGCCTGGCGTTCGAGTCGTTCGAGCACGCCACCGATCCGGGTGAATGCACGGCCGAAGGCTGCATGGACGAAGTGATGCTCAACGGCCTGAGCCAGGCGGTGGCGCGCAGGCAGGGCGACATGGTGGTCGTGCTGCATCAGCTCGGCAACCACGGGCCCAGCTACTACAAGCGCTACCCGTCGTCGCTGCGGCGGTTCACGCCGACCTGCGAGACGCCGGAGCTGGGCAAGTGCAGTCGCGACGAGATCGTCAATGCCTACGACAATGCCGTGCTCCACACCGACGCCTTCCTGGCGCGCACGATCCGGCTGCTGGCAGAGCAGAGCGGGCGCGACACGGCCATGATCTACCTGTCCGACCACGGCGAGTCGCTCGGCGAGAACGGCCTGTACCTGCACGGAGTGCCGTACGCGATCGCGCCTGACACGCAGACCCGCGTGCCGATGGTGATGTGGCTGTCGCCGGGCATGGCGGCCTCGCGCGGCATCGACCAGGACTGCATGAAGCGCGAGAGCACCGCGCCGGTGAGCCAGGACAACCTGTTCCACTCGGTGCTCGGGTTGATGCAGGTGAGTACGCCTGAGTACGACCCTGGGCTCGATCTGTTCCACGGCTGCAGCGCCCGCGGCTGA
- the dinB gene encoding DNA polymerase IV, protein MPAPIRKILHVDMDAFYASVEQRDDPSLRGLPVVVAWRGARSVVCAASYEARKFGVRSAMPAVRAERLCPQAVFVPPDFVRYKAVSRQVREIFARHTDLIEPLSLDEAYLDVTATRTGLATATETAEAIRTAIREETGLTASAGVAPNKFVAKIASDWRKPDGLFVVRPHQVEGFLAPLPVGRLPGVGKVGEQRLAELGIATVTDLRTVAATDLERHFGRWGRRLHELSFGIDDNPVQPERPTLQISSEDTFERDLPLDELEPHIERLATKTWEGYQRELARDDSRIARTVVLKLKTADFRILTRSLTPAEPPSSLQELARIASELRARVPLPPRTKYRLVGVGLSGFAERDESEVQTDLFAEQQA, encoded by the coding sequence ATGCCCGCCCCGATCCGCAAGATCCTCCACGTCGACATGGACGCGTTCTACGCGTCGGTCGAGCAGCGCGACGACCCGTCCCTGCGCGGTCTGCCGGTGGTCGTGGCATGGCGTGGCGCCCGATCGGTGGTCTGCGCGGCCAGCTACGAGGCGCGCAAGTTCGGGGTGCGCTCGGCCATGCCCGCGGTACGTGCCGAGCGCCTGTGCCCGCAGGCGGTGTTCGTGCCGCCCGACTTCGTCCGTTACAAGGCAGTGTCGCGGCAGGTGCGCGAGATCTTCGCCCGCCATACCGACCTGATCGAGCCGCTGTCGCTGGACGAGGCCTACCTCGACGTCACCGCCACCCGGACCGGCCTGGCCACCGCGACCGAAACGGCCGAAGCGATCCGCACGGCCATCCGCGAGGAGACCGGGCTCACCGCCTCGGCCGGGGTCGCGCCCAACAAGTTCGTGGCCAAGATCGCTTCCGACTGGCGCAAGCCCGATGGCCTGTTCGTGGTCCGCCCGCACCAGGTCGAGGGCTTCCTCGCGCCACTGCCGGTCGGCCGCCTGCCCGGTGTCGGCAAGGTCGGCGAACAACGCCTGGCAGAGCTGGGCATCGCCACGGTCACCGACCTGCGCACTGTCGCTGCGACTGACCTGGAAAGGCATTTCGGTCGCTGGGGCAGGCGGCTGCACGAGCTCTCGTTCGGCATCGACGACAACCCGGTGCAACCCGAGCGCCCCACCCTGCAGATCTCTTCGGAAGACACATTCGAGCGCGACCTGCCGCTGGACGAACTGGAACCGCACATCGAACGCCTGGCGACGAAGACCTGGGAGGGCTACCAGCGCGAACTCGCGCGCGACGACTCGCGCATCGCGCGCACGGTGGTGCTCAAGCTGAAGACCGCGGACTTCCGCATCCTCACGCGCAGCCTCACGCCGGCCGAGCCGCCATCGTCGCTGCAGGAACTGGCGCGGATCGCCAGCGAGCTGCGTGCGCGGGTGCCATTGCCGCCACGCACGAAGTACCGACTGGTGGGCGTCGGGCTGTCCGGTTTCGCCGAACGTGATGAGTCCGAGGTGCAGACCGACCTGTTCGCCGAACAGCAGGCCTAG
- a CDS encoding phosphatase PAP2 family protein, translating to MNNNSPSMKSSAASGSASWLAPRRWPLPGNRGPGSRFHLAHAWVPLIAFAVLVLWSTVLGGDQWLADRMYAWQGGQWQLRHDFITEQLIHRIGRDVSTMAWLAVLAAWIVARTRPGWGTLRRPLACLLVSVAVSTALVAWVKSWSNMDCPWDLVRYGGAREYVGLFAMRPLGMSRGACFPAGHASGGYAWLALYFFLWSVRPRLRWLGLAVGAVAGLTFGFSQQLRGAHFLSHDLWTLAICWGSALAVFLWFRRRPAVTEAATLPAAGSPAVSTGAAR from the coding sequence ATGAACAACAACTCTCCTTCGATGAAATCCAGCGCCGCCAGTGGCTCGGCCTCGTGGCTGGCGCCGCGCCGGTGGCCGCTGCCGGGAAACCGCGGTCCCGGCTCGCGCTTCCATCTCGCCCATGCCTGGGTCCCGCTGATCGCGTTCGCGGTGCTGGTGCTGTGGTCGACGGTGCTGGGTGGCGATCAATGGCTGGCTGACCGGATGTATGCCTGGCAGGGCGGGCAGTGGCAGTTACGCCACGACTTCATCACCGAGCAACTCATCCACCGCATCGGCCGCGATGTCAGCACGATGGCGTGGCTTGCCGTCCTGGCCGCGTGGATCGTCGCGCGTACCCGTCCGGGCTGGGGGACGCTGCGGCGGCCGCTGGCCTGCCTGCTGGTGTCCGTGGCCGTCTCGACGGCGCTGGTGGCATGGGTGAAGTCCTGGTCGAACATGGACTGCCCGTGGGACCTGGTGCGCTACGGCGGGGCACGCGAATACGTGGGCCTGTTCGCGATGCGGCCACTGGGCATGTCGCGCGGCGCCTGCTTCCCGGCGGGACACGCCAGCGGTGGCTACGCCTGGCTGGCGCTCTACTTCTTCCTGTGGTCAGTGCGTCCGCGCTTGCGCTGGCTGGGACTGGCGGTCGGCGCGGTGGCCGGGCTCACGTTCGGGTTCTCGCAGCAGCTGCGCGGCGCCCATTTCCTGTCGCATGACCTGTGGACGCTGGCGATCTGCTGGGGCAGCGCGCTGGCGGTGTTCCTTTGGTTCCGTCGTCGTCCGGCCGTGACCGAAGCGGCGACGCTGCCGGCCGCGGGATCGCCCGCGGTATCGACAGGGGCGGCGCGATGA